In Nitratidesulfovibrio sp., the following are encoded in one genomic region:
- a CDS encoding AraC family transcriptional regulator: MSEIADLMGRLAAHEGKTETGLPGVGLYKTSGSIHRTPLLYQQGLIILGQGAKLVHFGGRVYQYDQDHYLALSVPIAAECEAVATPESPLLSLVVDIDLGVLNQLISQIEDRIDYRSLTQGCTHQGLFLAKADAVFKNTVQRLLMALSCPLETQVLGPGLVRELLFRVLCGENAAALHALVTKNTNMSRIEKALKQIHGNFSEPFNVDQLAGFVNMSPSTFHRAFKDVTSFSPIQYLKRVRLNKAHSLLRENGVRANEAARMVGYESVSQFSREFRRYFGISPSHAGGFAEE; encoded by the coding sequence ATGTCTGAAATAGCAGATTTGATGGGCAGGCTTGCCGCCCACGAAGGCAAGACGGAAACCGGCCTGCCCGGCGTGGGGCTGTACAAAACCTCCGGTTCCATCCATCGGACACCACTGCTGTACCAGCAGGGGCTGATCATCCTCGGGCAGGGGGCAAAGCTGGTGCACTTCGGCGGGCGGGTCTACCAGTACGATCAGGACCACTACCTGGCCCTCAGCGTGCCCATTGCCGCCGAATGCGAGGCCGTGGCCACGCCGGAGAGCCCCCTGCTGTCACTGGTCGTGGACATCGACCTCGGCGTGCTCAATCAACTCATATCTCAGATAGAAGACCGTATCGACTACCGGTCGCTGACGCAAGGGTGCACCCATCAGGGGCTGTTTCTGGCCAAGGCCGATGCGGTGTTCAAGAACACGGTGCAGCGCCTGCTGATGGCGTTGTCCTGCCCGCTGGAAACACAGGTGCTGGGACCTGGGCTGGTGCGCGAACTGCTGTTCCGGGTGCTGTGCGGCGAAAACGCGGCGGCACTGCACGCGCTGGTCACCAAGAACACCAACATGTCACGCATCGAAAAGGCCCTGAAGCAGATCCACGGCAACTTCTCCGAGCCGTTCAACGTGGACCAGCTGGCCGGATTCGTGAACATGAGTCCGTCCACCTTCCACCGGGCCTTCAAGGACGTAACCTCGTTCTCTCCCATCCAGTACCTGAAGCGGGTGCGCCTGAACAAGGCGCACAGCCTGCTGCGCGAGAACGGCGTACGCGCCAACGAGGCGGCGCGCATGGTGGGCTATGAAAGCGTTTCGCAATTCAGCCGGGAATTTCGCCGCTACTTCGGCATCAGCCCCAGCCACGCGGGCGGTTTTGCGGAGGAATGA
- a CDS encoding aldo/keto reductase has product MLYRTMPKNGDKLSALGFGCMRLPMQDGKVDEARAIAQIRSAIDGGVNYLDTAWPYHHGESEIVLGKALRDGYREKVKVATKLPSWLLKDRADMDRYLNAQLERLGVDCIDYYLVHALDGTLWDTVHGLGVLEFLETAKADGRIANIGFSFHGLAEDFKRIIDAYPWVFCQIQYNYLDETYQAGTEGLRYAAGKGIGVVIMEPLRGGNLGLITAPPAVQAIWDESPVRRTPVEWALRWVWNHPEVTLVLSGMNEEAHIVENLAIAGSAEAGAMTPQELELVARASAKYRELMKVRCTGCGYCMPCPMNVSIPMCFETYNKMHMFGNIQEGKFLYALRMSGEIGGEGPGYASQCVACGQCMENCPQHIAIPDVLAELAAELEGPDFAQLQEAGRQFLRRTA; this is encoded by the coding sequence GTGCTGTACAGAACCATGCCCAAGAACGGTGACAAACTGTCTGCGCTGGGCTTCGGCTGCATGCGCCTGCCCATGCAGGACGGCAAGGTGGACGAGGCCCGCGCCATCGCGCAGATCCGCAGCGCCATCGACGGCGGGGTCAACTACCTGGACACGGCGTGGCCGTACCACCACGGCGAGAGCGAGATCGTGCTCGGCAAGGCCCTGCGTGACGGCTACCGTGAGAAGGTCAAGGTGGCCACCAAGCTGCCCTCGTGGCTGCTGAAGGACCGCGCCGACATGGACCGCTACCTGAACGCGCAGTTGGAGCGCCTTGGCGTCGATTGCATCGACTACTATCTGGTGCATGCGCTGGACGGCACCTTGTGGGATACCGTGCATGGCCTCGGCGTGCTGGAATTTCTGGAAACAGCCAAGGCCGACGGGCGCATCGCCAACATCGGGTTTTCGTTCCACGGACTGGCGGAAGACTTCAAGCGCATCATCGATGCCTATCCCTGGGTGTTCTGCCAGATCCAGTACAACTACCTGGACGAGACCTACCAGGCAGGCACCGAAGGGCTGCGCTACGCGGCGGGCAAGGGCATCGGGGTTGTCATCATGGAGCCGCTGCGTGGCGGCAACCTGGGGCTGATCACCGCGCCGCCTGCCGTGCAGGCCATCTGGGACGAGTCGCCCGTGCGGCGCACCCCGGTGGAATGGGCGCTGCGCTGGGTGTGGAACCATCCGGAGGTGACACTGGTGCTCTCCGGCATGAACGAGGAAGCGCACATCGTCGAAAACCTGGCCATTGCCGGTTCCGCCGAGGCCGGAGCCATGACCCCGCAGGAACTGGAACTGGTGGCCCGCGCCAGCGCCAAATACCGCGAACTGATGAAGGTGCGCTGCACCGGCTGCGGCTACTGCATGCCGTGCCCCATGAACGTGTCCATTCCCATGTGCTTCGAGACCTACAACAAGATGCACATGTTCGGAAACATTCAGGAAGGCAAGTTCCTGTACGCCCTGCGCATGAGCGGCGAGATCGGCGGCGAGGGCCCTGGCTACGCCTCGCAGTGCGTGGCCTGCGGCCAATGCATGGAAAACTGTCCGCAGCACATCGCCATTCCGGACGTGCTGGCAGAACTGGCCGCCGAACTGGAAGGGCCGGACTTTGCCCAGTTGCAGGAGGCGGGGCGGCAATTTCTGCGCCGCACGGCATAA
- the larC gene encoding nickel pincer cofactor biosynthesis protein LarC, producing MKILFYDCFAGMSGDMHLAALLSLGVEPDYLRAELSKLGLDHEFELRVTPGMRKGIAGLRVDVVLAHEGPAAGQDCGQGGGHAHEHDHDHAHEHDRHGEHDHGHGHHHAHHGHRDHHHGRHHGHDHAHPHDAAHHAGHDNGDDRAHAPEHGHAHAHPHPHGHHHPPHRNLPDIEAIITASTLPEQVQRTSLAIFRRLAEAEARVHGKPVDEVHFHEVGATDSIVDIVGAAICYHRLGVDAAWASPVELGGGFVRCAHGLMPVPAPATAELLSGIPTTRGATPHETTTPTGAAILATLVSRFTAAPRMAVQGTGYGIGHRDTELPNLLRVHLAEVDAAHVGLAAGGASSAVSFATSGTAAGAVAPLPTESARLLQCNIDDMTAEQLAVAMELLMEAGAMDVHFTPIMMKKGRPATCVSLLCAQNEQERFARLLFRHTTTLGIKSVPIDKLVLETRFERLETPLGPVTMKLALLDGEVLRAKPELEDCKALARQHGIPLADVYLAIGKART from the coding sequence GTGAAGATACTGTTCTACGATTGCTTCGCGGGCATGAGCGGCGACATGCACCTTGCCGCGCTGCTGTCCCTTGGCGTGGAGCCCGACTACCTGCGGGCCGAACTTTCAAAGCTGGGGCTGGACCACGAGTTCGAACTGCGGGTGACGCCCGGCATGCGCAAGGGCATTGCGGGCCTGCGCGTGGACGTGGTGTTGGCACACGAAGGCCCTGCTGCCGGACAGGACTGCGGGCAGGGTGGTGGGCACGCACACGAACATGATCATGACCACGCGCACGAGCACGACCGGCATGGTGAGCATGACCATGGGCACGGACATCACCACGCGCACCACGGGCATAGGGACCACCATCATGGACGCCACCATGGGCACGATCACGCCCACCCGCACGACGCGGCGCATCATGCCGGGCACGATAATGGTGATGACCGTGCACATGCCCCCGAGCATGGTCATGCACATGCGCACCCGCACCCCCACGGGCATCATCACCCGCCGCACCGCAACCTGCCGGACATAGAGGCCATCATCACCGCCAGTACGTTGCCGGAACAGGTGCAGCGCACCAGCCTGGCGATCTTTCGCAGGCTGGCCGAGGCCGAGGCCAGGGTGCACGGCAAGCCGGTGGATGAGGTGCATTTTCACGAGGTGGGGGCCACCGATTCCATCGTGGACATCGTGGGTGCGGCCATTTGCTATCACCGTCTTGGCGTGGATGCGGCCTGGGCCTCGCCCGTGGAGCTTGGCGGCGGCTTCGTGCGCTGCGCCCACGGGCTGATGCCCGTGCCCGCCCCGGCCACGGCGGAACTGTTGTCGGGTATTCCCACCACGCGCGGGGCCACCCCGCACGAAACCACCACCCCCACGGGTGCGGCCATTCTGGCCACGCTGGTGAGCCGGTTCACCGCCGCGCCGCGCATGGCCGTGCAGGGTACCGGCTACGGCATCGGACACCGCGATACCGAACTGCCCAACCTGCTGCGGGTGCACCTGGCAGAGGTGGATGCGGCACACGTGGGTCTGGCGGCTGGGGGGGCGTCCTCTGCGGTGTCTTTCGCCACATCCGGTACCGCAGCTGGAGCCGTAGCCCCGCTGCCCACCGAATCCGCGCGCCTGTTGCAATGCAACATCGACGACATGACCGCCGAGCAACTGGCCGTGGCCATGGAACTGCTGATGGAAGCAGGCGCCATGGACGTGCATTTCACGCCCATCATGATGAAGAAGGGGCGGCCCGCCACCTGCGTTTCGCTGCTCTGCGCCCAGAACGAGCAGGAGCGCTTCGCGCGGCTGCTGTTCCGGCACACCACCACGCTGGGCATCAAGAGCGTGCCCATCGACAAACTGGTGCTGGAAACGCGCTTCGAACGGCTGGAAACCCCGCTGGGGCCGGTGACCATGAAGCTGGCCCTGCTGGACGGCGAGGTGCTGCGCGCCAAGCCGGAACTGGAAGACTGCAAGGCGCTGGCGCGCCAGCACGGCATTCCTCTGGCCGACGTGTATCTGGCCATCGGGAAAGCTCGCACATAG
- the larB gene encoding nickel pincer cofactor biosynthesis protein LarB yields the protein MDRTDALRDLLEGIRAGTIDVDKGMSQLRDLPYLEMGHTRFDMHRKLRNGFPEVVYGAGKTPEQVAEIFTRLRGLSHVLATRVSPEMAEHVLVACPEASYNPLGRTLTMLHGELVFKPGEIGIITAGTSDLPVAEEARVTCEMLGSKAWVISDVGVAGVHRLFDRLDELRKARVLIVVAGMEGALTSVVGGLVSQPLIAVPTSVGYGANFAGLSALLGMLTSCASGITVVNIDNGFGAACAACRINNLFAE from the coding sequence ATGGACAGGACAGACGCCCTGCGGGACCTTTTGGAAGGCATCCGCGCGGGCACCATTGATGTGGACAAGGGCATGTCGCAACTGCGTGACCTGCCGTACCTGGAAATGGGGCACACCCGCTTCGACATGCACCGCAAGCTGCGCAACGGCTTTCCGGAGGTGGTCTACGGCGCGGGCAAGACGCCCGAACAGGTGGCGGAGATATTCACCCGGCTGCGCGGCCTGAGCCACGTGCTGGCTACCCGCGTCTCGCCGGAAATGGCCGAACACGTGCTGGTCGCCTGCCCGGAGGCCAGCTACAACCCCCTTGGCCGCACCCTGACCATGCTGCACGGCGAGCTGGTCTTCAAGCCCGGCGAAATCGGCATCATCACCGCAGGCACCTCGGACCTGCCCGTGGCCGAAGAGGCCCGCGTGACCTGCGAGATGCTGGGCAGCAAGGCGTGGGTCATTTCCGACGTGGGCGTGGCGGGCGTGCATCGGTTGTTCGACCGGCTGGACGAACTGCGCAAGGCCCGCGTGCTCATCGTGGTGGCGGGCATGGAAGGCGCGCTTACCAGCGTGGTGGGGGGGCTTGTGTCGCAGCCGCTCATCGCCGTACCCACCTCGGTAGGCTATGGGGCCAACTTCGCCGGGCTGTCTGCGCTGCTGGGCATGCTTACCTCGTGCGCCAGCGGCATCACCGTGGTCAACATCGACAACGGGTTCGGTGCTGCCTGCGCGGCGTGCCGCATCAATAATCTGTTTGCGGAGTAG
- the nadB gene encoding L-aspartate oxidase: MNNSTYRLHTPVLVIGSGIAGCTTALTLADQGMEVTLINSGQQLDSGNSALAQGGIVFRAGDGDPRQLETDILIAGHRHNHLRAVRHIARSGPKAVQDILVDRLHIPFAKGRTPECEWDLTMEGGHGAHRILHCADYTGRAIMDGLMAAVNAAPNIRVLSERTAVDLLTSHHHARNNEFRYQLNNQCVGAYVFNEQLRRVETILADITVLATGGIGQVYLHTTNSPACIGSGVAMASRAFVRTENLEYVQFHPTALLHRSSRRFLVTEAMRGEGGRLVNGSGEHFMERYDPRADLAPRDIVARSIVEEMLRNGEECVYLDARHMEQDPSERFPTIFARCMELGIDIRRDLIPVVPAAHYFCGGILTDLTGRTTLERLYSVGECSCTGVHGANRLASTSLLEALLWGRAAAEDIAKRSGALRGLGKRLRDSIPDWQSSGDERNDDPALIAQDWATIRHTMWNYVGITRTRSRLQRAFEDLRDLSRHLHDFYKRTPLSKPLVDLFHGCQTAYMVTMAALRNKQSLGCHYRVD; encoded by the coding sequence ATGAACAATTCCACCTACCGCCTGCACACTCCGGTACTGGTCATCGGCTCGGGCATCGCCGGGTGCACCACCGCCCTCACCCTGGCCGACCAGGGCATGGAAGTGACGCTCATCAACAGCGGCCAGCAACTGGACAGCGGCAATTCCGCCCTGGCCCAGGGCGGCATCGTGTTCCGCGCGGGCGACGGCGACCCCCGCCAACTCGAAACAGACATCCTCATCGCCGGGCACCGCCACAACCATCTGCGCGCCGTGCGCCACATCGCCCGCAGCGGCCCAAAGGCCGTGCAGGACATCCTTGTGGACCGGCTGCACATTCCCTTCGCCAAGGGCCGCACCCCCGAATGCGAATGGGACCTGACCATGGAAGGCGGCCACGGCGCGCATCGCATCCTGCACTGCGCCGACTACACCGGGCGGGCCATCATGGACGGGCTGATGGCAGCGGTGAACGCGGCCCCCAACATCCGCGTGCTGTCGGAACGCACCGCCGTCGACCTGCTGACCAGCCACCACCACGCCCGCAACAACGAATTCCGCTACCAACTCAACAACCAGTGCGTGGGCGCCTACGTCTTCAACGAGCAGTTGCGCCGGGTGGAAACCATCCTTGCGGACATCACCGTACTGGCCACCGGCGGCATCGGACAGGTGTACCTGCACACCACCAACAGCCCAGCCTGCATCGGGTCTGGCGTGGCCATGGCCAGCCGTGCCTTCGTGCGCACCGAGAACCTGGAATACGTGCAATTCCACCCCACCGCCCTGCTGCACCGCAGCTCGCGCCGGTTCCTGGTCACAGAGGCCATGCGTGGCGAAGGCGGGCGGCTGGTGAACGGCAGCGGCGAACATTTCATGGAACGCTACGACCCCCGCGCCGACCTTGCCCCGCGCGACATCGTGGCCCGGTCCATCGTGGAGGAAATGCTGCGCAACGGCGAGGAATGCGTGTATCTGGACGCCCGCCACATGGAGCAGGACCCCTCGGAGCGCTTCCCCACCATCTTCGCCCGGTGCATGGAACTGGGTATCGACATCCGGCGCGACCTGATCCCCGTGGTGCCCGCCGCGCACTACTTCTGCGGGGGCATCCTTACCGACCTGACGGGCCGCACCACCCTGGAACGGCTGTACAGCGTGGGCGAATGCAGTTGCACCGGCGTGCACGGCGCCAACCGCCTGGCATCCACATCACTGCTCGAAGCGCTGCTGTGGGGCCGCGCCGCCGCAGAGGACATCGCCAAGCGTTCCGGCGCGCTGCGTGGCCTTGGCAAGCGCCTGCGCGACTCCATCCCCGACTGGCAGTCCTCCGGCGACGAACGCAACGACGACCCGGCCCTCATCGCACAGGACTGGGCCACCATCCGCCACACCATGTGGAACTACGTGGGCATCACCCGCACCCGCAGCCGCCTGCAACGCGCCTTCGAAGACCTGCGCGACCTGTCGCGCCACCTGCACGACTTCTACAAGCGCACCCCGCTCTCCAAGCCGCTCGTGGACCTGTTCCACGGTTGCCAGACCGCGTACATGGTGACCATGGCGGCCTTGAGAAACAAGCAGAGCCTGGGGTGCCACTACCGGGTGGATTAG
- the nadA gene encoding quinolinate synthase NadA, with the protein MTAQPSQKERIAALRAALGPNLTIMGHHYQHESVIRHTDLRGDSLELARRVADTDAAAIVFCGVYFMAESAALLARPGQKVYLPEHSANCVMAQMAPAERVDAVLRALSADGRKVVPLAYVNTSLAVKAVVGRHGGAVCTSANARTMLEWTRKQGDAVLFLPDKNLARNTANLLGIPDDKRHMLDVRAANFGADVLTDSARRAELLIWPGCCAIHARFNLRQMETARAAHPGCRIVVHPECSPEVVNAADAAGSTTTIIRFAENAPDGSTVIVGTEINLVRRLARQHAGRLTVLPLLESACSHMARVTEPKLLRTLEGVAAGTEAPVTVPMDLHEPAKAALQRMLDACA; encoded by the coding sequence ATGACAGCACAACCCTCCCAGAAAGAGCGCATCGCCGCGCTGCGCGCCGCGCTCGGCCCCAACCTGACCATCATGGGCCACCACTACCAGCACGAATCGGTCATCCGGCACACCGACCTGCGTGGCGATTCGCTGGAACTGGCCCGCCGCGTGGCCGACACGGACGCCGCCGCCATCGTGTTCTGCGGGGTGTACTTCATGGCCGAATCCGCCGCCCTGCTGGCGCGGCCCGGCCAGAAGGTGTACCTGCCGGAACATTCCGCCAACTGCGTCATGGCCCAGATGGCCCCGGCCGAACGGGTGGACGCGGTGCTGCGCGCCCTTTCGGCAGACGGCCGCAAGGTGGTGCCGCTGGCCTACGTGAACACCTCGCTGGCGGTAAAGGCCGTGGTGGGGCGGCACGGCGGCGCGGTGTGCACATCCGCCAACGCGCGCACCATGCTGGAATGGACGCGGAAGCAGGGCGATGCCGTGCTGTTTCTGCCGGACAAGAACCTGGCCCGCAACACCGCGAACCTGCTGGGCATTCCCGACGACAAACGGCACATGCTGGACGTGCGGGCCGCCAATTTCGGCGCAGACGTGCTGACCGACTCGGCCCGCCGGGCCGAACTGCTGATCTGGCCCGGCTGCTGCGCCATCCACGCCCGGTTCAACCTGCGCCAGATGGAAACGGCCCGCGCCGCGCACCCCGGCTGTCGCATCGTGGTGCACCCGGAATGTTCGCCAGAGGTGGTCAACGCCGCCGACGCCGCCGGGTCCACCACCACCATCATCCGCTTTGCGGAAAATGCCCCGGATGGTTCCACCGTTATCGTGGGCACGGAAATCAACCTCGTGCGGCGGCTGGCCCGCCAGCATGCCGGGCGGCTGACCGTGCTGCCCCTGCTGGAAAGCGCCTGTTCGCACATGGCCCGCGTGACCGAACCCAAGCTGCTGCGCACCCTTGAGGGCGTGGCGGCGGGCACGGAGGCCCCGGTCACAGTGCCCATGGACCTGCACGAACCCGCCAAGGCCGCCCTGCAACGCATGCTGGACGCCTGCGCCTGA
- the nadC gene encoding carboxylating nicotinate-nucleotide diphosphorylase, whose protein sequence is MSSHTVPDFDTFFAGQPREHLLAAIDLALLEDGPDLTSDAVFGPVDRLAAQIVAKQQTLVAGLSIAPLVMERCAALLESPVVGGWTWTPHTADGDELPPGFIAADIEGPARLVLKAERVILNFICHLSGIANLTRLYTRELDGTATRLLDTRKTLPGLRFPEKYAVLVGGGQNHRRTLAEMLMLKDNHIDAAGSITAAVAALRAAYAPCPPIEVECRTLDEVREAVASKVDRIMLDNMDLALLRESLTLVPPGIETEASGGVTLETLRQLAEASPHGPDFASVGRLTHSAPVADFSMRIRKA, encoded by the coding sequence ATGTCATCGCATACCGTACCGGATTTCGACACCTTCTTCGCGGGTCAGCCCCGCGAACACCTGCTGGCCGCCATCGATCTGGCCCTGCTGGAAGACGGCCCCGACCTGACCAGCGACGCCGTATTCGGTCCCGTGGACCGGCTGGCCGCCCAGATCGTGGCCAAGCAGCAGACTCTGGTGGCCGGGCTGTCCATTGCCCCGCTGGTGATGGAGCGTTGCGCCGCCCTGCTGGAAAGCCCGGTGGTTGGCGGCTGGACGTGGACCCCGCACACCGCCGACGGCGACGAACTGCCCCCCGGCTTCATCGCCGCCGACATCGAAGGCCCGGCCCGCCTGGTGCTGAAGGCGGAACGGGTCATCCTGAACTTCATCTGCCACCTGTCCGGCATCGCCAACCTCACCCGCCTGTACACGCGCGAACTGGACGGCACGGCCACGCGCCTGCTGGATACGCGCAAAACCCTGCCGGGGCTGCGCTTTCCTGAAAAGTACGCGGTGCTGGTGGGCGGCGGGCAAAACCACCGCCGCACCCTGGCCGAAATGCTGATGCTCAAGGACAACCACATCGACGCCGCCGGATCCATCACCGCAGCCGTGGCGGCGCTGCGCGCGGCCTACGCGCCCTGCCCGCCCATCGAGGTGGAATGCCGCACCCTGGACGAGGTGCGCGAGGCCGTGGCCAGCAAGGTGGACCGCATCATGCTGGACAACATGGACCTTGCGCTCCTGCGCGAGTCGCTTACATTGGTGCCCCCCGGCATCGAAACAGAGGCCAGCGGCGGCGTTACCCTGGAGACGCTGCGGCAACTGGCCGAGGCATCCCCCCACGGGCCGGATTTCGCCTCCGTGGGCAGGCTTACCCACTCCGCCCCGGTGGCGGACTTCAGCATGCGCATACGCAAGGCATGA